The following are from one region of the Phycisphaerae bacterium genome:
- a CDS encoding CsgG/HfaB family protein has protein sequence MKKALLFLTILALACPQVFSADPNTTKTVETKGRGVSRDEAINNALRQAVAQVKGVAISSINTDFSYRSASADIEKTPSGKKVEFDAVGVDTGGTTLRTDVAGLVKTYEVLNEKKLDDGTYEVTLKVAVFDYESPEKSARLKLAVMPIRTLTGFYQFGNILNPSLDTSRLFSQKLTAALTQTNKFNVLDREYMQEFAQERNFLLSGDASMEEMAKLGEALGVDYMLVGTINRAGIVTKESYSQAIGRTVTEYEAHFSFEYRLIVGPTRQVKLAGVLDIALDKVNDIKKLVKKWEPQDLDWKELTDNFIGMAANQMVDIIIDNLYPIRIASIDKDGQVIINQGGSRIAVGQLLDIVSQGKELFDADTRESLGTTETLVATIRIDKVMPKISYAKVIEGDLAKLSEGLICRLKKTGAAAPVEGRKSEVQKSPTGGVKLPFD, from the coding sequence ATGAAAAAGGCACTTCTCTTTTTGACCATCCTCGCATTGGCTTGCCCGCAGGTGTTTTCCGCCGACCCCAATACGACTAAAACAGTCGAAACGAAAGGCCGCGGCGTCAGCAGAGACGAGGCAATTAATAATGCCCTCAGACAGGCCGTCGCACAGGTCAAAGGCGTCGCGATTAGTTCCATAAACACCGATTTCAGTTATCGTTCCGCATCAGCGGACATCGAAAAAACCCCATCCGGCAAAAAAGTCGAGTTCGACGCCGTAGGTGTTGATACCGGCGGAACCACCCTCAGGACCGACGTTGCAGGTTTGGTAAAAACCTATGAGGTCTTAAACGAGAAAAAGCTCGACGACGGCACCTACGAGGTAACGCTGAAGGTTGCGGTATTCGATTATGAGTCTCCTGAAAAAAGCGCCCGCTTGAAACTTGCCGTAATGCCCATAAGGACACTTACTGGATTTTACCAGTTCGGCAATATCTTAAACCCGTCCCTCGATACATCGCGCCTGTTCTCGCAGAAATTGACCGCCGCGCTGACGCAGACAAACAAGTTCAATGTCCTCGACCGTGAATATATGCAGGAATTCGCTCAGGAAAGAAACTTCCTACTCTCAGGCGATGCTTCTATGGAGGAAATGGCCAAGCTGGGCGAGGCCCTCGGCGTTGACTATATGCTCGTCGGAACAATCAACAGGGCCGGCATCGTGACTAAAGAATCTTATTCGCAGGCCATCGGCCGAACGGTTACCGAGTATGAGGCACATTTTTCTTTCGAATACCGCCTCATCGTCGGTCCGACAAGACAAGTCAAACTGGCAGGCGTCCTCGATATCGCGCTCGATAAGGTCAATGATATCAAGAAGCTCGTCAAAAAATGGGAGCCGCAGGACCTCGACTGGAAGGAGCTGACGGATAATTTCATTGGAATGGCCGCCAATCAGATGGTTGATATTATCATCGACAATCTCTACCCCATCCGCATCGCGAGCATCGATAAAGACGGACAGGTCATTATCAATCAGGGCGGCTCAAGAATCGCGGTCGGGCAATTATTGGATATCGTCTCGCAGGGCAAGGAATTATTCGATGCTGATACAAGGGAATCTCTGGGTACAACGGAGACTCTCGTTGCAACTATAAGAATTGACAAGGTAATGCCGAAAATCTCCTATGCAAAGGTCATCGAGGGCGATTTAGCGAAGCTGTCTGAAGGGCTTATTTGCCGACTCAAAAAGACCGGGGCAGCAGCGCCCGTCGAAGGCCGTAAAAGCGAAGTACAAAAATCACCGACAGGCGGCGTAAAACTACCCTTTGATTGA
- a CDS encoding HAD family phosphatase: protein MIDTASDSRTNRPKKAVIFDLDGVLVDTGWAHKQAWFAFAEKQGVDISDDFFAATFGMTNDRILPMLFGRTLSSSQLKQLSDWKEQLYRRIIADKLAPDERLETLLAGLKKTGFSLAIGSSAPKTNLDLIRERLCFDRYFDVYVTSDDVTEGKPSPQVFLKAAVKLSIPARSCVVVEDAVAGIEAAKAAKMAVIALTTTRNRSDLAKANADLIFDSLAEIKPETVVKLLANHSSNS, encoded by the coding sequence TTGATTGATACTGCATCTGATTCTCGAACAAATCGGCCTAAGAAAGCCGTTATCTTTGACCTTGATGGCGTCCTGGTTGACACCGGCTGGGCGCATAAACAGGCTTGGTTCGCCTTTGCCGAAAAACAGGGCGTTGACATATCCGATGATTTCTTTGCCGCCACCTTCGGAATGACCAACGACAGAATCCTCCCTATGCTGTTCGGCCGGACGCTCTCTTCCAGTCAGCTCAAGCAGCTCTCAGACTGGAAAGAGCAGCTTTATCGTCGAATCATCGCCGATAAACTCGCCCCGGACGAACGCCTCGAAACACTCCTGGCCGGCCTGAAGAAAACCGGCTTTTCTTTGGCTATAGGCTCGTCCGCACCCAAAACCAATCTTGACCTTATCCGCGAGCGTCTCTGCTTCGACCGGTATTTCGACGTTTATGTTACCTCTGATGATGTCACCGAAGGCAAACCCTCTCCGCAGGTTTTTCTCAAGGCCGCCGTTAAACTTTCAATTCCGGCGAGAAGCTGCGTGGTTGTCGAAGACGCCGTCGCCGGTATTGAGGCCGCCAAAGCTGCTAAAATGGCCGTAATCGCCCTGACCACGACTCGAAACCGCTCAGATCTGGCGAAGGCAAACGCCGATTTAATCTTCGACTCCCTCGCCGAGATAAAACCCGAGACAGTCGTAAAATTGCTTGCCAATCATTCCTCAAATAGTTAG
- the lpoB gene encoding penicillin-binding protein activator LpoB: protein MKTAVFQIIAMGVILLTGCAPQTSYIDTMHDDGKPVMALDYRDFDQAASEMVQSMLGSGALKKADGSRYVMATGRIVNDTMQRIDTDQLMAKVEQELLNSGQVVMTSAVGSKIDQTTYDIRKDIKDSDIEDEFDQDTLPGKGTLVSPHLSVSGKIFQRNVRYDKNRQQVEYYFQLRVSEIASGLVIWQNETLIGKRGSNKSVAW, encoded by the coding sequence ATGAAAACAGCAGTATTTCAAATCATCGCAATGGGCGTTATTTTGCTCACCGGCTGCGCGCCGCAAACTTCATACATCGACACTATGCATGATGACGGCAAGCCTGTTATGGCCCTCGATTACAGGGACTTTGACCAGGCCGCAAGTGAAATGGTTCAGTCTATGCTCGGTTCGGGCGCACTGAAGAAAGCGGACGGCAGCAGGTATGTTATGGCAACAGGCCGTATTGTAAATGACACTATGCAGAGAATCGACACCGACCAGCTGATGGCCAAAGTCGAGCAGGAGCTTCTCAATAGCGGCCAGGTTGTTATGACCTCCGCCGTCGGCAGCAAAATAGACCAGACGACCTATGACATAAGGAAGGATATTAAAGATTCGGACATCGAGGATGAATTTGACCAGGATACCCTTCCGGGAAAAGGCACGTTGGTTTCGCCTCACCTGAGCGTCTCCGGCAAAATTTTCCAGAGGAATGTCCGTTACGACAAAAACCGCCAGCAGGTTGAGTACTATTTCCAGCTCAGGGTTTCGGAAATTGCCAGCGGACTTGTAATCTGGCAGAATGAAACCCTCATAGGAAAACGCGGCAGCAATAAGTCCGTTGCCTGGTAA
- a CDS encoding diguanylate cyclase produces the protein MKIPTVKDIEQAVEPLEILTIKENDTVAQAAKKMTDNQVGCLIVLDAQNKFSGIVTERDMLAKVMTKALSPESLSVRDIMTTDVVSCTTDTPAVKVEQLMAEHKIRHVPIVENGVPIGMVSSRDVIAHQLSNNEAMRSAAEQLAMLPTGLKSLEFEDVVALAINEVPKSFNADRAILCFNQKDSPSPVIYRRGFPPTREKLLSQEKIRELSLDRRIVFGEPCSEICKEVCNQCSKPTGLIIPISICDQTNGNADSSVTMCGFLCMCWHNPDSTGPEELLLYKASLLRDVLNVNLTNAKLYQNYEEARRDSETDPLTGLGTRRVLERVLKAECARAARYDCCFSIAVVDVDNFKQINDTAGHVAGDKVLKLLAKTMRHNVRTTDVIIARYGGDEFVLLMLETKLSGAKVLLERLRRHVKTISLPKIKSVTISCGLAEWSEGPPPDTAETVLKRADDALYEAKHSGRNRVVTACSTTPQE, from the coding sequence ATGAAAATACCGACAGTGAAAGATATTGAGCAGGCAGTAGAGCCGCTTGAGATCCTGACAATCAAAGAAAATGACACTGTCGCACAGGCGGCCAAAAAAATGACTGATAATCAGGTCGGATGTCTCATAGTGCTTGATGCGCAGAATAAATTTTCCGGCATAGTTACCGAGCGGGATATGCTTGCAAAAGTAATGACCAAGGCTTTGTCGCCGGAAAGTCTATCTGTCAGGGACATTATGACCACCGATGTGGTATCCTGCACTACGGACACCCCGGCTGTAAAGGTCGAGCAGCTCATGGCCGAACACAAGATACGCCATGTGCCGATTGTTGAGAATGGCGTCCCCATAGGTATGGTCTCCAGCAGGGACGTAATAGCTCATCAGCTCAGTAATAATGAAGCGATGAGAAGCGCGGCCGAACAGCTTGCTATGCTTCCTACCGGATTAAAAAGTCTCGAATTTGAAGATGTTGTCGCGTTGGCTATAAACGAAGTCCCAAAAAGCTTCAATGCCGACCGTGCTATCCTCTGCTTTAACCAAAAAGATTCTCCATCCCCTGTAATTTATCGAAGAGGTTTTCCGCCTACCAGAGAGAAGCTGCTTAGCCAGGAGAAAATCAGGGAATTATCACTGGACAGGCGAATTGTCTTCGGCGAACCCTGCAGCGAAATATGCAAAGAAGTCTGTAATCAGTGCAGTAAGCCGACGGGACTTATCATTCCGATTAGTATCTGCGACCAGACCAACGGCAATGCCGACAGCAGCGTAACTATGTGCGGGTTTCTTTGTATGTGCTGGCATAATCCGGACTCGACCGGCCCCGAAGAGCTGCTGCTGTACAAGGCTTCGCTTTTGCGGGATGTCCTCAATGTGAACCTTACCAACGCGAAACTCTATCAGAATTACGAGGAAGCTCGGCGTGACAGCGAGACAGACCCTTTAACCGGCCTTGGAACGCGCCGCGTGCTTGAGAGGGTCCTCAAGGCTGAGTGTGCAAGGGCGGCGCGCTACGATTGCTGTTTTTCTATTGCTGTTGTGGATGTCGACAACTTCAAGCAAATCAACGACACCGCCGGCCACGTTGCCGGCGATAAGGTGCTAAAACTCTTGGCCAAAACTATGCGGCACAATGTGCGAACGACGGATGTTATAATCGCTCGATATGGAGGCGATGAATTCGTCCTGCTGATGCTCGAAACGAAACTCAGCGGCGCTAAAGTCCTTCTGGAGAGGCTGAGACGTCACGTTAAAACTATTTCACTGCCTAAAATCAAATCGGTTACGATAAGCTGCGGTCTGGCTGAATGGAGCGAAGGGCCTCCGCCGGATACCGCAGAAACCGTATTAAAACGCGCCGACGACGCACTCTACGAAGCGAAACACTCCGGGCGAAACAGGGTAGTAACTGCCTGTTCCACCACGCCGCAGGAATAG
- a CDS encoding YcfL family protein yields MKTIINIILLFAVALVFAGCHEPPDSNIHLRADVGSDDLVDNVVTRPVGYAFSALIGEGIKVDQAILRRTKGGVLELNVNGHNESQFTRKFQYRVEWIDQDGVVIQTKTSVWQRMSAMGKSTFSFKVVAPRPEAVNFRMDTRKWE; encoded by the coding sequence ATGAAAACGATCATAAACATAATATTGCTTTTTGCCGTTGCGTTGGTGTTTGCAGGTTGTCATGAGCCGCCGGACTCCAACATCCACTTAAGGGCGGACGTGGGAAGCGATGACCTTGTTGATAACGTCGTGACCCGGCCTGTCGGCTATGCCTTTAGTGCATTGATTGGCGAAGGTATTAAAGTTGACCAGGCCATTTTGCGCAGGACTAAAGGCGGAGTTCTCGAGCTTAACGTTAACGGACACAACGAATCGCAATTTACCAGAAAGTTCCAATACAGGGTGGAATGGATTGACCAGGACGGTGTGGTGATTCAAACCAAAACGAGTGTTTGGCAGCGAATGTCGGCGATGGGTAAATCTACGTTTAGTTTCAAAGTCGTCGCCCCAAGACCCGAAGCTGTAAATTTCAGAATGGATACAAGAAAGTGGGAGTAA